A genome region from Rhizobium sp. NXC14 includes the following:
- a CDS encoding HlyD family type I secretion periplasmic adaptor subunit — translation MNVRVQKHSHGSELALGAVRADRAYSEFLPSAVEVAVRPVPKIVPVILLVIVAAIAVALAWSWFFYLHVFTNAAGRVRSTMPSAVVQPMETGRVVSINVENDLKVKARDPVLVLDDVDVRATLKAAVASRHSWQAEVDRRQSALAGIETGAQRAPRPKFVSDIPPEVVARELAALDGEYQTVSANIAAIRAQRREVEARKKRFENVAVAQRELNDILDRKIGIFEALVSGGVASKGALLTAEEAKARADAELVENLAQLAEADASIQNLVETERQTIAAFVAQQSQGIQAAERQIEQIDQEIVRQQARLDQLVLRAPIDGTVQQLSATSVGQVVGAGQTLMVVVPRESQLVVDALIPSADIGFVHEGNEVTIKADAFPFTRYGTFRGTVTSLSDDAMTPENAHALQDPSAVGAGRALSGPSGSPTVTDLFYIARISIADPMLKVDGSEMRLEPGMTVRAEIQTESRRLIDYVLSPVTEVFDEAGHER, via the coding sequence ATGAATGTCCGGGTTCAGAAACACTCACACGGCTCTGAACTCGCTCTCGGCGCCGTTCGGGCTGACCGGGCCTATTCGGAGTTCCTTCCGTCGGCAGTTGAGGTGGCGGTCCGACCGGTACCGAAAATAGTCCCGGTCATTCTTCTGGTTATAGTTGCGGCAATCGCTGTGGCGCTTGCGTGGAGTTGGTTCTTCTACCTCCACGTGTTCACCAACGCGGCGGGCAGGGTACGGTCGACGATGCCGTCTGCAGTTGTTCAGCCGATGGAAACCGGCCGCGTCGTTTCGATCAATGTCGAAAATGACCTGAAGGTTAAAGCCCGCGACCCTGTTCTGGTTCTCGACGATGTCGATGTGAGGGCGACGCTTAAAGCTGCAGTCGCTTCGAGACACTCCTGGCAGGCGGAAGTCGACCGACGACAGTCGGCGCTGGCAGGTATCGAAACCGGCGCTCAACGCGCTCCCCGACCTAAATTTGTGTCTGATATCCCGCCAGAGGTCGTTGCCAGGGAGCTTGCTGCCCTGGATGGCGAGTACCAGACCGTGAGCGCCAATATTGCAGCTATTCGAGCGCAACGGCGGGAGGTCGAAGCGCGCAAGAAGCGCTTCGAAAATGTTGCCGTAGCACAGAGAGAGCTTAACGACATCCTCGATCGCAAGATTGGAATTTTCGAAGCCCTTGTCTCGGGCGGCGTCGCCTCAAAGGGCGCGCTGCTCACCGCCGAAGAGGCGAAGGCACGGGCTGACGCCGAACTCGTCGAGAACCTTGCGCAACTCGCCGAGGCGGATGCGAGTATCCAGAACCTCGTGGAGACCGAGCGGCAGACGATTGCAGCCTTCGTCGCCCAGCAGTCCCAGGGCATTCAGGCCGCAGAACGCCAGATCGAGCAAATCGATCAGGAGATCGTGCGACAGCAGGCCCGTCTCGATCAACTCGTTCTACGGGCGCCGATCGACGGTACGGTCCAGCAGCTCTCTGCCACAAGTGTTGGCCAGGTTGTTGGTGCCGGGCAGACGCTGATGGTCGTCGTTCCACGGGAATCGCAATTGGTCGTCGATGCTCTCATACCGTCTGCGGACATCGGCTTCGTGCACGAAGGGAACGAGGTCACGATCAAAGCCGATGCGTTCCCGTTTACACGCTACGGTACCTTTCGTGGAACCGTTACCTCCTTGTCCGATGATGCGATGACGCCTGAGAACGCCCATGCGCTCCAGGATCCAAGCGCCGTTGGTGCGGGTAGGGCTCTGTCGGGTCCGTCGGGATCCCCGACTGTAACCGATTTGTTTTACATCGCCCGAATTTCTATCGCCGATCCGATGCTCAAAGTTGACGGTTCGGAGATGCGATTGGAACCCGGAATGACTGTGAGAGCTGAGATTCAGACCGAAAGCAGGCGCCTAATCGACTACGTGCTCTCGCCGGTGACGGAGGTTTTCGACGAGGCGGGTCATGAGCGCTAA
- a CDS encoding type I secretion system permease/ATPase, whose protein sequence is METIAGERRPEDGVGKEASFRDIGLECLSAIGTHYRTAIDLEHLRHELDLGSTPAGTTDLVRAARLAGLRARLFETSDHSKLFAAPRPLIADTKGGFCIVLSVEDGAVRILNPRLQKLQIVPVDEFLAEWTGAFILVSRRSQGVAERFGLSWFLNAMKKFKRELALVLIASVFVQILALATPLLFQIVVDKVLVHNSMSTLIAVVVGMVAVNSFQALIEFLRTYLLSHTASRIDVELGAGVFNHLLKLPVSYFETRAAGQTVARVRELDQIRQFLTGQALTAGLDFLFASILVAILYAYSTVLALVVTLSIPIYVAIAAVLQPILMRRTEERFNKGAYSQQLLVESVLGIQTVKTSAAEPQVRADWEERLADFIHTSFGGIKIAAIGQNLIQWVVRSVQVVVLFLGAYQVMHGQLTVGALIAFNMIMGQITTPVLRLSQLWQDFQQVRVSAERLSDILNHPQEPKNSSLGALPAAVGSIQFSDVTFRYRPDRAPVLEALQFSVPAGQSIGIIGPSGSGKSTLSKLVQRLYLPERGQVMIDGLDISQVDPTWLRRQVGVVLQENFLFNRSIHDNIALSNPAMSRAQVIHAARLAGAHEFIGQMPQGYDTQIEERGANLSGGQRQRIAIARALATNPKILIFDEATSALDYESEEAIQNNMREIAKGRTVIVIAHRLAAVTKCDRIITLDRGRIVEDGPPRALVENHDGFFARMLKHQNQQVFV, encoded by the coding sequence AACGACGGACCTTGTTAGGGCGGCAAGGCTTGCAGGCTTGCGCGCGCGCCTGTTCGAGACGAGCGACCACTCCAAGCTCTTTGCCGCGCCTCGTCCACTGATCGCGGACACGAAAGGCGGCTTCTGCATTGTTCTCTCCGTAGAGGACGGCGCAGTGAGGATTCTGAATCCTCGCCTCCAGAAGCTGCAGATCGTGCCAGTCGACGAATTCCTGGCGGAATGGACCGGTGCCTTCATCCTGGTGAGCCGCCGAAGTCAAGGCGTTGCCGAACGGTTCGGCCTGAGCTGGTTTTTGAACGCAATGAAGAAGTTCAAGCGAGAGCTGGCTCTCGTCTTGATCGCATCCGTGTTCGTTCAAATTCTGGCGCTGGCGACGCCGCTGCTTTTCCAGATCGTCGTCGACAAGGTGCTTGTCCATAACAGCATGTCGACTCTCATTGCCGTCGTCGTCGGCATGGTTGCGGTCAATTCGTTTCAGGCCTTGATCGAATTCCTGCGCACCTACCTTCTGTCGCATACGGCGAGCCGCATCGATGTGGAACTGGGCGCAGGAGTGTTCAATCACCTGCTAAAGCTGCCGGTATCCTATTTCGAAACCCGAGCTGCGGGGCAGACGGTCGCCCGCGTCCGGGAACTCGATCAGATTCGCCAGTTCTTGACCGGACAGGCGTTGACGGCGGGGCTGGATTTCCTCTTTGCTTCGATCCTGGTGGCGATCCTGTATGCGTACTCGACCGTGCTTGCACTCGTTGTGACACTTTCAATTCCCATCTATGTTGCGATCGCTGCGGTCCTGCAGCCAATTTTGATGCGCAGGACAGAAGAGCGTTTCAACAAGGGTGCTTACAGTCAGCAGCTTCTCGTCGAGTCCGTACTTGGCATCCAGACGGTAAAGACATCCGCCGCCGAGCCCCAGGTGCGGGCAGACTGGGAGGAGCGACTTGCAGACTTCATCCACACGTCGTTCGGCGGGATAAAGATCGCTGCCATCGGACAGAACCTCATTCAGTGGGTCGTTCGCAGCGTTCAGGTCGTGGTTCTGTTTCTCGGAGCCTACCAGGTGATGCACGGGCAGCTCACGGTCGGGGCTTTGATTGCGTTCAACATGATCATGGGCCAGATAACGACCCCGGTACTGCGCCTTTCCCAACTCTGGCAGGATTTCCAACAGGTGCGGGTGTCCGCCGAGCGATTGAGCGATATCTTGAACCATCCTCAGGAACCGAAGAACAGCTCCTTGGGCGCCTTGCCGGCGGCGGTTGGTTCGATCCAGTTCTCAGATGTCACTTTCCGCTATAGACCCGACCGCGCGCCTGTGTTGGAGGCGCTCCAGTTCAGCGTACCAGCGGGCCAGTCGATCGGCATTATAGGTCCCTCGGGTTCCGGCAAGTCGACGCTGTCGAAGCTTGTGCAGCGACTGTACCTGCCCGAGCGTGGTCAGGTGATGATCGACGGACTTGACATATCCCAGGTGGATCCGACCTGGTTGCGACGTCAGGTGGGCGTCGTGCTCCAGGAAAACTTTCTCTTCAATCGATCCATTCACGACAATATTGCTTTGTCGAACCCGGCGATGTCACGCGCGCAGGTGATTCACGCCGCTCGGCTAGCCGGCGCGCACGAGTTCATCGGACAGATGCCGCAAGGCTACGATACGCAGATCGAGGAGCGGGGAGCAAACCTGTCAGGGGGGCAGCGACAGCGTATCGCTATTGCCCGCGCGCTGGCCACAAACCCGAAGATCCTGATTTTTGACGAGGCGACAAGCGCCCTCGACTACGAGAGCGAAGAAGCGATCCAGAACAATATGCGAGAGATTGCGAAAGGTCGCACCGTGATCGTCATCGCCCATCGCCTGGCGGCGGTAACGAAATGCGATCGGATAATTACCCTCGACCGGGGTCGGATCGTCGAAGACGGCCCGCCACGGGCGCTCGTCGAAAACCATGACGGGTTCTTTGCCCGGATGCTGAAGCATCAGAACCAGCAGGTGTTCGTATGA